From a region of the Streptomyces tirandamycinicus genome:
- the gcvP gene encoding aminomethyl-transferring glycine dehydrogenase, with protein MTANRIPLSRLERGTPFEQRHIGPDTEAQAKMLAQVGYGSLDELTAAAVPDVIKSAGALGLPGARTEAEVLAELRGLADRNQVLAPMIGLGYYGTFTPPVVLRNVMENPAWYTAYTPYQPEISQGRLEALLNFQTMVADLTGLPTSGASLLDEGTAAAEAMALSRRIGKVKNGVFLVDADALPQTIAVIETRAEPTGVEVVVADLGEGIPAEIAERGVFGVLLQYPGASGAVRDIKPVIDQAHELGAIVTVAADLLALTLLTSPGELGADIAVGTTQRFGVPMGFGGPHAGYMAVQEKHARSLPGRLVGVSVDADGNKAYRLALQTREQHIRREKATSNICTAQVLLAVMAGMYAVYHGPEGLRTIARRTHRYAAILAEGLRAGGVGLVHGTFFDTLTARVPGRAAEVVAAARAGGVNLRLVDADHVSVSCDETTLRAQVSAVWAAFGVEGDIDALDATAEDALPAALLREDDYLTHPVFHAHRSETAMLRYLRRLADRDYALDRGMIPLGSCTMKLNATTEMEPVTWPEFAQIHPFAPAEQAEGYLTLIRELEERLAEVTGYDKVSIQPNAGSQGELAGLLAVRAYHRANGDEQRTVCLIPSSAHGTNAASAVMAGMKVVVVKTADDGEIDVEDLRARIEQHRDELAVLMITYPSTHGVFEEHVADICARVHEAGGQVYVDGANLNALVGLAKPGEFGGDVSHLNLHKTFCIPHGGGGPGVGPVAVREHLAPYLPNHPLQPAAGPATGVGPISAAPWGSAGILPISWAYVRLMGGEGLKRATQVAVLAANYIAKRLEPHYPVLYTGPAGLVAHECIVDLRPLSKATGVSVDDIAKRLIDYGFHAPTMSFPVAGTLMIEPTESEDLTEIDRFCDAMIAIRAEIEKIASGEWPAEDNPLRNAPHTAAVLGGAWEHAYSREEAVFPAGVQAADKYWPPVRRIDGAFGDRNLVCSCPPLDEYEGQ; from the coding sequence ATGACCGCCAACCGCATTCCGCTCTCCCGACTGGAGCGAGGCACCCCCTTCGAGCAGCGCCACATCGGCCCCGACACCGAGGCCCAGGCGAAGATGCTGGCGCAGGTCGGCTACGGCTCGCTGGACGAGCTGACCGCCGCCGCCGTGCCGGACGTGATCAAGAGCGCCGGGGCCCTGGGGCTGCCCGGCGCCCGTACCGAGGCCGAGGTGCTCGCCGAGCTGCGCGGCCTCGCCGACCGCAACCAGGTGCTCGCCCCGATGATCGGCCTCGGCTACTACGGGACCTTCACCCCGCCGGTCGTCCTGCGGAACGTGATGGAGAACCCGGCCTGGTACACGGCGTACACGCCGTACCAGCCGGAGATCTCGCAGGGCCGTCTGGAGGCGCTGCTCAACTTCCAGACCATGGTCGCCGACCTGACCGGGCTGCCCACCTCCGGCGCCTCGCTGCTCGACGAGGGCACCGCAGCCGCGGAGGCCATGGCGCTGTCCCGGCGCATCGGCAAGGTCAAGAACGGCGTCTTCCTGGTCGACGCCGACGCACTGCCGCAGACCATCGCCGTGATCGAGACCCGGGCCGAGCCGACCGGCGTCGAGGTCGTCGTGGCCGACCTCGGCGAAGGCATCCCCGCGGAGATCGCCGAGCGCGGCGTCTTCGGCGTCCTGCTCCAGTACCCGGGCGCCTCCGGTGCCGTCCGCGACATCAAGCCGGTCATCGACCAGGCGCACGAGCTCGGCGCGATCGTCACCGTCGCCGCCGACCTGCTGGCGCTGACCCTGCTCACCTCGCCCGGCGAGCTCGGCGCGGACATCGCCGTCGGCACCACCCAGCGCTTCGGCGTCCCCATGGGCTTCGGCGGCCCGCACGCCGGCTACATGGCCGTCCAGGAGAAGCACGCCCGCAGCCTGCCCGGCCGGCTGGTCGGCGTGTCCGTCGACGCCGACGGCAACAAGGCGTACCGCCTCGCGCTGCAGACCCGCGAGCAGCACATCCGCCGCGAGAAGGCCACCAGCAACATCTGCACCGCCCAGGTGCTCCTCGCCGTCATGGCCGGGATGTACGCCGTCTACCACGGCCCCGAGGGCCTGCGGACCATCGCGCGCCGGACCCACCGCTACGCCGCCATCCTCGCCGAGGGGCTGCGCGCCGGCGGCGTCGGGCTGGTGCACGGCACCTTCTTCGACACGCTGACCGCCCGCGTCCCGGGCCGGGCGGCCGAGGTCGTGGCCGCGGCCCGCGCGGGCGGCGTCAACCTGCGCCTCGTCGACGCCGACCATGTGTCGGTCTCCTGCGACGAGACCACCCTGCGGGCCCAGGTGTCCGCCGTCTGGGCGGCCTTCGGCGTCGAGGGCGACATCGACGCGCTCGACGCGACCGCCGAGGACGCCCTGCCGGCGGCGCTGCTGCGCGAGGACGACTACCTCACGCACCCGGTCTTCCACGCGCACCGCTCCGAGACCGCGATGCTCCGCTACCTGCGCCGGCTGGCCGACCGCGACTACGCGCTGGACCGGGGCATGATCCCGCTCGGCTCCTGCACGATGAAGCTGAACGCGACCACCGAGATGGAGCCGGTCACCTGGCCCGAGTTCGCCCAGATCCACCCCTTCGCCCCCGCGGAGCAGGCCGAGGGCTATCTGACCCTGATCCGCGAGCTGGAGGAGCGCCTCGCCGAGGTCACCGGCTACGACAAGGTCTCCATCCAGCCGAACGCCGGGTCCCAGGGCGAGCTGGCCGGCCTCCTCGCCGTCCGCGCGTACCACCGCGCCAACGGCGACGAGCAGCGCACCGTCTGCCTCATCCCGTCGTCCGCGCACGGCACCAACGCCGCCAGCGCGGTGATGGCCGGCATGAAGGTCGTCGTGGTGAAGACCGCCGACGACGGCGAGATCGACGTCGAGGACCTGCGCGCCAGGATCGAGCAGCACCGCGACGAGCTGGCCGTCCTCATGATCACGTACCCGTCGACGCACGGGGTGTTCGAGGAGCACGTCGCCGACATCTGCGCCCGGGTGCACGAGGCCGGCGGCCAGGTGTACGTCGACGGCGCCAACCTGAACGCGCTGGTCGGGCTGGCGAAGCCCGGCGAGTTCGGCGGCGACGTGTCGCACCTCAACCTGCACAAGACGTTCTGCATCCCGCACGGCGGCGGCGGTCCGGGTGTCGGTCCGGTGGCCGTCCGCGAGCATCTCGCGCCCTATCTGCCGAACCACCCGCTCCAGCCCGCCGCCGGGCCCGCCACGGGCGTCGGCCCGATCTCGGCCGCCCCCTGGGGCTCCGCGGGCATCCTGCCGATCTCGTGGGCGTACGTCAGGCTGATGGGCGGTGAGGGCCTGAAGCGCGCCACCCAGGTCGCGGTGCTCGCGGCGAACTACATCGCCAAGCGCCTCGAGCCGCACTACCCGGTGCTGTACACCGGCCCGGCCGGCCTGGTCGCGCACGAGTGCATCGTCGACCTGCGGCCGCTGTCGAAGGCCACCGGTGTGAGTGTCGACGACATCGCCAAGCGCCTCATCGACTACGGCTTCCACGCTCCGACGATGTCGTTCCCGGTGGCCGGCACGCTGATGATCGAGCCCACCGAGAGCGAGGACCTGACCGAGATCGACCGGTTCTGCGACGCGATGATCGCCATTCGTGCGGAGATCGAGAAGATCGCCTCGGGCGAGTGGCCCGCGGAGGACAACCCGCTGCGGAACGCCCCGCACACCGCGGCCGTGCTCGGCGGTGCCTGGGAGCACGCCTACAGCCGCGAGGAGGCCGTCTTCCCGGCCGGAGTCCAGGCGGCGGACAAGTACTGGCCGCCGGTGCGGCGGATCGACGGAGCCTTCGGCGACCGCAACCTGGTCTGCTCCTGCCCGCCGCTTGACGAGTACGAAGGCCAGTAA